The sequence ACATAAAATAATCAATCTTGCTAAAAATGAAAACAATACAACAATCATTTACCGTTGTACTCGTGCTTTAGAGATATTTCCAAAAAACGAAAAAGAATGCATTGTTGAAATTCAACAATATAAGTCAGCACTTAATGCACCACATCATTCAGGCTCATATAAAGAAGCCTTAGATGATTGTGGACGATTAAAAAAAGGTTGGAAATTTCAAAACGGGAATGTAATTCAAGTTAAAAAAGATACAAAAAAATCAGTTACAACAAAAGATAAGTCACTAAAAATAAAGGAAAAACCCGTTATTAAAAAAAGTACCGATGATTCTAAAAATGTCCAAAAGACCCAAAATGTAGCTAAAAGAAAATCTAAATATGGGGTAAAAAAAGAAAAAAATAGAGTGCAAAAAGTTCAAAAAACAAGAACTTTTGAAAGAAAATCTTTTGCTCCTGAAGAATGGAAAAATGCTGATACTAGAAAAACAACATATTTAATTAAAAAGTATCTTAAAGAGAAATTTGGTATTGATTGCCGTGTTAAATCTGAATATTATTCAGGAGGTAGTAGTTTGAATATTTGGTATAATTTTGGACCAGCTGAAAAGGTTGTAGAGGATGAAATAAAACGCTTGCAATATGGCTCTTTTGATGGAATGACGGATATGTATAATTATTCGGATAGATCCGAAAAAGGAATGATTTTAGACGGATATAAATTAAATGAGTATAAGTTTGTATTTGTTAGCCGTGAAATTCCCAAAAGTTTTGATACTAGGCTTGCTATTCTTGTTTCTTCAGTTGATAAATTTAACAACGTTCCACCTTTTGATGGCAATGAAAATAAATTACACGATAATTTCCCACAAAGATTTGGTGAATTTTGGTCTTGGGGTCAATTAGTAAGATCTAAATTTTGGAACGCAAATTATGTAACTCAAAATGAAAGTGAAATAAAAGATTTAGAAATTCACGGAAATTTTAATGATTATCATTTAACTTATACGGTTAAGGGTAAGAAATACAACAGTAGAAAACCATCTATATACCCTACAAAAATGGTAAAAGAAAAAAACATTATTAAAAACCTTATTAGATTTATTGATTATGGTAAAGATAATGTAGCAGTTATCGGATATACAGGGGAAATTAGTGATTATCTAGAAGAAGAGGGAGGAGAATACAGTAATGAAATTAAGTTTCAAGGAGAAAATCATTCAGGATTTATATTTCACAAATCAAAAGCAGATGCAGTTGCTAATATTTTGATAAATTATGCCAATGAAGACAAAAGTGCAGGATTATCTGCTCCCTCTCTTACAGGAGTTGCGAGAACTGCATTAGACTTTTATTCAAAGTCTAAAAAAAAAATCAAAATAAAAAGTAAAGAAGTTCTTAACGGTGTTTCAGTTATTGAAGAACAAGAAGCAGAAAAGCCTGTTGCAACAAACAAATTAATGCAAATGCAGTTTGACTCGTTACCCATTAATGAAGAATGGCAGGAGCTCATGCAAAACCCAGCAGCTAATTTAAAAATTGCCATTTGGGGAAAACCAAAAAATGGTAAAACTTCGGCATCCTTACAAATGGCAAATTATTTTACCAACTTCGGGAATGTGCTTTATAATTTCGCAGACCAGGGCTTTAATAAATCAACACAAGATTTATGGATTAACTCAGGGTTAGCAGACAATTCAAATGCCTATCCTGATGATTCCGATACCATAGAAGCACTTGAAAAAGAAATTGCAACAGGAAAGTATAAGTTCGTTTTTATAGACATGATTTCCGATTACATACGGTTAGAAAAAATTAAGCCGGAAGACTTCAAAAAACGATTCATTAAAAAATATCCTAGTGTATCCTTCATTTTAATTTTTGAAGTTACCAAAAGTGGCGACTTTAAAGGGGATCAAGGTTGGACACATTTAGTCGATGCGATAATGACAGTAGAAGATTTCTTAATTGAAAACAGAGGTCGTTACGGAATGGGGGAGCGTGTCGTTTGGGAAGAAGGTTTTAAAAAGTTCAATCCTAAGAGATATCAAGAATATTTAGAAAACAAAACAACTAGCACAACGGAAGTAATAGAAGAAGAACAAACTGAAAATATACCTGGTCCCGTTACTAACGTTCCAGAATTTTCATTTCAAATACAATAAATCAATCATCAATCAAAAAACGTAATCAATTATGAGTACAAAACGAGTAAGTAAGAAAGAAGCATTAACCTCATGCGGAACAAAATTAAAGAAAGGCTACAAATATGTAAAAGGTGGAGCAGTGGTTAAAGTAACCGCTAAAAAGAAAGTCAAATCTAAGAAAAAGTAAATTTTTTCAATGCTAAAAAAACCGTTGCAATTTTTGTTGCAACGGTTTTTTTGTGGTTTTATGTTTAAAGATAACGGATGTTTATATCCAACTAACCCATCTTTTTGCGAACCGCCGAGTACGAGAACCGTACGCTCGGTGGTGTGAGAGGCGCACTCTGTCAGTTACTGACAGAGCCGTCTACTCATATCTTTGTGAATAATATAAATCTAAGGTTGATTAATATCTTTGTAAGTAAATGAAAACTAAGGTTGGCTCTAGACAGGTCTACTAAACACGTATTTACGATGTTGTAATCGAGGAATATCCAACTTTAGTTTCTTCTTTCAAAGTTTGAACAGTACTTATAGATATTAGTTAGTTCTAATAATCTTGAATAAATGATGAGTAAAAACAAAGAGGGAGAATTCATTTTAATCTATGTTTCATTTAAAAAAGACAGTTATGGTAAAGTTAATGAAGTATGCAGTTGGCATTGATGTTTCCAAGGATAAATTTGATGTTTGTTTTTGTGAAATTGATACCGTTCAGCAGATTAATATTAAATCAAGTCAAAGGTTTTCCAATACCGATAAGAAGTTTAAAGAATTTGATTTATGGCTTGGGAAGAATCAAAAAGAAAAAATCCCCTTGATTTTAACAATGGAGGCCACTGGTGTTTATTATGAAAAAATAGCTCTGTATCTCTATAAAAAAGGTTACTCGGTATCAGTTGTGCTTCCAACAAAAGCAAAGAAGTATATGCAAGCATTGGGTTTAAAATCAAAAAATGACAAGATTGACGCAAAGGGTCTTGCGCGAATGGCTGCTGAACAGAGACATGATCTTTGGCAACCTATGGGTGATTATTTTTACAAGTTACGTCAATTAACTAGGCATCATGAACAACTTCAACAATCAAAAACACATTTTGCAAATCAAATGCACGCTCTTGATCATGGTTCTTTTCAGGTAAAAGAAGTTGTTAGCCATCAACGGAAAATGATTTCGTTGATTGAAAAACAAATAGTGGAGACCTTAAAGTTTATTAAAGAGCATATCAATAGTAGTGAAGAAGTAAAGCAAAAAGTAGATAATATTTGTCTAGTCAAAGGGATTGGTTTATTGACAGTAGCAACAATAATAGGGGAAACAAATGGGTTTGAGATGTTTAAAAATATTAGGCAACTGGTAAGCTATTCGGGATATGATGTAGTGGAAAATCAATCGGGAAAACATTTTGGAAAAACTAAAATTTCTAAAAAAGGGAACGCCCATATCAGACGAATATTACACATGCCTTCCTTCACAGTAGTGAGATATGATCAAAAACCTTTTGCTGATTTATTTGAAAGGGTTTATGAGAGAACAAATATTAAAATGAAGGGATATGTTGCTGTTCAGAGAAAGATGTTAATCTACATCTATACGCTTTGGAAAAATAATCAACCGTATCAGCCTCAAGAGAATAATATTTCCGGTAATGATGAGTCTAAGTCTCTCTTTCTGCTTGTTTCCGAAGGAAACATTATAGATTAGAAAAAGAAGAAATAGTCCTGGAAAAAACCAGGACTATACTAGAAGAACTTCCGTGCAAAGAGTCACCTGAAGTCCTCTTTCTGCTAGAGTAAAATTACGAAAATT is a genomic window of Flavobacterium jumunjinense containing:
- a CDS encoding IS110 family RNA-guided transposase, with the translated sequence MKYAVGIDVSKDKFDVCFCEIDTVQQINIKSSQRFSNTDKKFKEFDLWLGKNQKEKIPLILTMEATGVYYEKIALYLYKKGYSVSVVLPTKAKKYMQALGLKSKNDKIDAKGLARMAAEQRHDLWQPMGDYFYKLRQLTRHHEQLQQSKTHFANQMHALDHGSFQVKEVVSHQRKMISLIEKQIVETLKFIKEHINSSEEVKQKVDNICLVKGIGLLTVATIIGETNGFEMFKNIRQLVSYSGYDVVENQSGKHFGKTKISKKGNAHIRRILHMPSFTVVRYDQKPFADLFERVYERTNIKMKGYVAVQRKMLIYIYTLWKNNQPYQPQENNISGNDESKSLFLLVSEGNIID
- a CDS encoding LPD29 domain-containing protein; the protein is MSKSVEKFHALNGATVSREDLHKIINLAKNENNTTIIYRCTRALEIFPKNEKECIVEIQQYKSALNAPHHSGSYKEALDDCGRLKKGWKFQNGNVIQVKKDTKKSVTTKDKSLKIKEKPVIKKSTDDSKNVQKTQNVAKRKSKYGVKKEKNRVQKVQKTRTFERKSFAPEEWKNADTRKTTYLIKKYLKEKFGIDCRVKSEYYSGGSSLNIWYNFGPAEKVVEDEIKRLQYGSFDGMTDMYNYSDRSEKGMILDGYKLNEYKFVFVSREIPKSFDTRLAILVSSVDKFNNVPPFDGNENKLHDNFPQRFGEFWSWGQLVRSKFWNANYVTQNESEIKDLEIHGNFNDYHLTYTVKGKKYNSRKPSIYPTKMVKEKNIIKNLIRFIDYGKDNVAVIGYTGEISDYLEEEGGEYSNEIKFQGENHSGFIFHKSKADAVANILINYANEDKSAGLSAPSLTGVARTALDFYSKSKKKIKIKSKEVLNGVSVIEEQEAEKPVATNKLMQMQFDSLPINEEWQELMQNPAANLKIAIWGKPKNGKTSASLQMANYFTNFGNVLYNFADQGFNKSTQDLWINSGLADNSNAYPDDSDTIEALEKEIATGKYKFVFIDMISDYIRLEKIKPEDFKKRFIKKYPSVSFILIFEVTKSGDFKGDQGWTHLVDAIMTVEDFLIENRGRYGMGERVVWEEGFKKFNPKRYQEYLENKTTSTTEVIEEEQTENIPGPVTNVPEFSFQIQ